The stretch of DNA TGTCACGCCCGAGGAGGCGATGGCCGTCGTGCCCGAGATGCCAACGATCTACGACGAGCCGTTCGCCGACTCCTCGCAGATCCCCACACTTTTGGTTTCGAGGTTAGCCCGCCGCGACGTGACGGTCAGCCTCTCGGGCGACGGCGGCGACGAGCTGTTCGCCGGTTACCCCTGGTATCGGTGGTCGCCAGCGATCTGGAGCCGGATCGGCTGGATGCCCCGAACTCTACGGCAGGCGACGGCCGGGGCGCTTGGCAGTCTCTCCACCGACGCCTGGGATCGGATCTTCGGCCGGGTCGGTCGGCTCTTGCCCGGCGAGGTCGGCCGCTTCGCCTCGGGAGACCGTATTCACAAGCTCGCCCGGCTGGTGGCCCGGTCGAACAGCCCCGAGGATGTCTGTCGGAACCTCCTGGGCCGTTGGGACGGGAATCCGCCGCTCCGTGACCTGGAGCCGAACCGGGCTCCCCGGCTTAACGGCCATACCCGACCCGACCGGGCGGATGTCGTGGGTCAATTGATGTACAACGACCTGGTCGATTACCTGCCCGACGATATCCTGACCAAGGTCGACCGCTCGAGCATGGCGGCTAGCCTCGAGTCGAGAGCGCCGATCCTGGACCACCGGGTCGTCGAGTTCGCCAGGCGGCTGCCCAAAGCGTTGCGGATTCGCGACGGACGGGGCAAGTGGATCCTCCGGCAGGTGCTCTATCGACACGTTCCGGCCGAACTGGTCGACCGGCCCAAGATGGGCTTCGTCGTGCCGATCGACGCCTGGCTGCGTGGCCCCTTGAAGGGCTGGGCCGAGGCCTTGCTAGACGCCGACCGGCTTCGAGCCGAGGGGTTCCTCGAGCCCGAGCCGATCCTCCGGAAATGGCAGGAGCACCTCTCCGGGAAACGGAACTGGCAGCACGAACTCTGGCGCGTGTTGATGTTCGAGACGTGGCTTGAAGCCCGCTGAGGGATCGTCGATGCGCATCCTGGTGGTGACCAGCCTCTTCCCTAACCCGTATCGACCGGGGCTGGCTCCGTTCAACGCCTCGCAGTTGCGGACCCTGGCTGACCGGCATCCCACGACGGTCATCGCGCCGGTGGCCTGGACCGTTGAGCTGCCGGCCAGGCTCCGGGGCGCTCCGGCCTTGCCGAGCGGTCGGCGGATCATTCGCGGCGGGCTCGTCGTCGACTATCCCCGTTACGTCCACACCCCCTTGATCCTCCGAGGGTGGTACGGCCGATACTTCCGGGCCTCGATCCGTCAGAGCTTCGAGCGGGCCCTCATGGAGTTCCGCCCCGAGGTCGTCCTGGGAAGCTGGGCCTATCCCGACGGCTGGGCGGCGGTCGATCTGGGGCATCGGGCAGGTCTGCCGGTGGCGGTCCAGGTCCACGGATGCGACGTACTCAATGCCGGCCTCGGCCTGGACAGGGTCCCAAGCCGGAAGCGAAGGACGGTCGAGGCGCTTCAGAAGGCCGACGCGGTTCTGGCGGTCAGCCGAGACCTGGGGGCGAAGGTCATCGGCCTGGGGGTTGATCCGGCGAGAGTCCACGTCCAGCCTCAAGGCGTCGACCTCGAGCGGTTCTCCCCCGGAGATCGGCTTGAGGCACGAGACCGGCTGGGCCTGGCCAGGTCCGGCAAGGTTCTGCTCTGGGTTGGACGGGTCGACCCGGTCAAGGGGCTCGACGTGCTGATCGAGGCGGCGGCCGAGTTGCTCCGCCGCCGGGTCGACTTCCAGGTCTATCTGGTCGGCGACGGCGCCCCCCGGGCCGCCCTGGAGGCCCGGAGCCGGGCGCTCGGGCTCTCCAGGTCAATCCACTTCGTCGGGGCCCAACCCAATGGCCAGCTCCCCGACTGGTATCGGGCGGCCGACCTGACGCTCTTGCCGAGCCGGTCAGAGGGCTTGCCCAACGTCCTCCGGGAATCGCTGGCCTGCGGGACCCCGTTCGTGGCCAGCAATGTCGGCGGTATCGCCGAGATCGCCGAGGGAGACGCCGGCCGGCTGGTCAGAGCCGGCGACCCGGTCGCACTGGCCGACCAGATCCATCGGTCCTTAATCGACCCGCCCGACGCGTCGAGACACCGACCCCTGAGCTGGGACGACTCCTCGGCGATCCTGGCCGACCTCCTTCGTGCGCTCGTCTCGACCAAAGCGGCTGCCAGCTGACCGCGCCGCTGTCCCCAATCGACGGAGATCCACCCTTGGGCATCGAACCCAGGCCACCCGCGATCCTCTACTTCGGCAACGACTGGTTCGCCGAGAACCGGACCTCCAGCCACCACATCGCCCGGCAACTGGCCGAGGAGGGATTCGAGGTCTACTACATCGAGTGCCCCGGGCTGCACATCCCCAAGGGAACCGTGCGCGACCTGAAGAAGATCGGCTCGAAGCTCGCCAAGTTCCTCCAGGGGGCGGTTTCGGTCGGTCCTCGGCTGAAGGTCCGGACCCTCCTGCAGATCCCGTTCCACCGCTTCGGGCCGATCCGCAGGCTCAACCGCGCCCTGATCCTGGCGACGATCCGGAGCCTGATCCGCCGCGAGCGGATCGATCGGCCGATCTCGTGGTTCGTGATCCCACACCTCTCCCCGATAGTCGGCCGGCTGGGTGAGCGGCTCTCGGTCTATTACTGCACCGACGATTATGCGTCGTTGCCCAACGTCGACGTCGAGGTGGTCCGGGCCATGGACGAGGACCTGACCCGCCGGGCCGATCTGGTCTTCGTCACCTCTGATACCCTCTTCGATTCGAAGCGTCGGCTCAATTCGAATACCCATGTCAGCCCCCACGGCGTCGACGTCGAACACTTCGCCAGGGCCCAGGACCCACAGATCGCCATCCCGGTCGATGTAGCGGAGCTGCCCCGGCCGGTCATCGGGTTCTTCGGCCTGATCGGCGGGCAGATCGATCTGGAGCTGGTCGACTGGCTGGCCCGGCAGCGTCCCTCGTGGACCTTCCTGATGATCGGCCGGGTTGCCGTTCCCGCCGATCAGGTTCCCCAGAGCCCCAACGTCCGGATGGTCGGCAAGCGGCCTTACTCGGAGCTACCCGCCTACGGCAAGGTCTTCGACGCGGCGATCATCCCCTATCGATCCTCGCAGTTCGCCCTTTACGCCAACCCGTTGAAGCTCCGCGAATACCTGGCGATGGGCAAGCCGATCGTCGCGATTAGCACCCCCGAGATCGACAAGTTCGCCGACGTCGTGGCGATCGCCCGGTCGTCCGAGGAGTTCCTCCAGAAGCTCGACGAGGTCCTGGCCCGCCCGTCAACCCCCGAGGAGATCCAGAGGCGGATGGACCAAGTCGCCTCGCTGAGCTGGGATGCCCGCCGGCGCGAGATCCTCGAGATCGTCAATCCGCACCTCGAGGCGTCGAGAAATCCGGGGGAAGTCGTCGGAGCCTCCTGAAACCAGCCTCGACCTGAAACCAGTCTCGACCGGGCGTCAAAATCAAAACGGGTGATCGATTCCAATATCGGCGTCCAGTCGTGAGATTATTTTATGGAACCATTCACGATCGCCGTCGTCTGCTTCTGGACCTGCGCGGTCCTGGTCGTCTACGCCTATCTGGGCTACCCGGTTTTGATCTGGGTCCTCGCAAGGGTCTTTGGCCAGATGCCAGCTCCCCCGCACAAAGACGAATTCGAATGGCCGAGCGTCTCGCTGCTGATACCGGCGTACAACGAGGAGAGGGTCATCGAAGAGCGGATTCGCAACGCCCTGGCGATGGACTACCCCGCCGATCGGCTCCAGATCGTTGTCGGGTCCGATGGCAGCACCGACGCGACCAACGCGATCGCCCGAAGCTACGCCGGCCAGGGGGTTGAACTGCTCGACTACGAGGTCCGCCGGGGTAAAGCCTCCATCCTCAACCAAACGATCCCCGGACTCCGTGGCGAACTCGTCCTGATGTCCGATGCGAACACGATGATCGATTTTGACGCGCTCCGCAGGCTCGCCCAATGGTTCCACGACCCCTCCATCGGCGCGGTCTGCGGCCGCCTGGTCCTGATCGACCCGGCTAACGGGCGGAACGTCGACGGCCTCTATTGGACGTATGAGACGTTCATCAAGAAATGCGAGAATCAACTCGGGGCGCTGCTGGGAGCCAACGGCGGTCTCTATCTGGTCCGCAGGGCTCTCTACGCTCCGATCCCGGCCACGACCACCGTCGACGACCTGGTCATCCCGCTCCGAGCCAAGCTGGCGACCGGGTGCAGGATCGTCTACGAAGCATCGGCGGTCGCTCGGGAGGAGACCGCTCCCGACATCGAAGGCGAGTTCCGCCGTCGGGCCCGGAACGGAACGGGCGACTTCCGGAGTATGGAAATCCTCTGGCCGCTGCTCAACCCGGTCTGGGGCTGGACCGCCTTCGCCTTCTTCTCTCACAAGTTCCTGCGCCTGCTCTGCCCTTTCTTGCTGATTCTCCTACTGGCCAGCAGCGTGATCCTGAGCGATCGGCCGATCTACAGGGCGGCACTACTCGGGCAGCTTGGCTTCTATCTCATCGCGGTGGCAGCGGGCTACACGCCACTTCATCCCAAGGTGTTTCGATTCCTCAGGCTGACGACCATGTTCAGCGGGATGAATCTGGCGCTGCTCCTGGGGTTCTGGCGATGGATCTGGGGCACCCAGAAGGGAATCTGGAACCCCACCGGCCGTCAAGGTCAACGCGCCTGAAGCGCTCGAGGAGGGTCAGTTTGATGAGCATCGCGATGGGCTTGATCACGCTGGTTCTCCTTCTGCTGGCCGGGCTCGGGCTCGTCGTCGGCGTGATCTTCGGACTGGCCAGCCGGAGAGGTTTTGATCGATGCCTGATCCCTTACCTGATCCAGCTCGGCAAGCGTCGGAGGGAGCGGCCCGACGGACCGATCCATGTCCTGCTCTGTATCGCCGATCACTTCGAGCCGGCCAACGACGGCGCGTCGCCCGAGAAAGCCACCGAGCGGGTCCGTCAGTGGGTTGAGGACTATCCGAGACTCTTCGGCCTGTTCCAAGACAGCGACGGGAAGCCGCCCCAGCACTCGTTCTTCTACCCGATCGAGCAGTACAACGCCGAACACCTCGACCATCTTGCCGAGCTATGCCGGAGCGGTTTCGGTGAAGTCGAGGTACACCTCCACCACCACGATGATACCGCCGAGGGGCTCCGGGTGGCGATCCAGCAAGCCAAGCAGCGTCTCTCAGAACGTCACGGTCTTTTGCCGAGAGATCGGGAAACGGGCGAGCTGGCCTATGGGTTCATCCACGGGAACTGGGCCCTGGACAACTCCCGTCCCGACGGCCGATGGTGCGGCGTCAACAACGAACTCGACGTGCTCCGCGAAACCGGCTGCTACGCCGACTTCACGCTCCCCTCGGCTCCCAGCCCGACCCAGACCCGTAAGATCAATAGTATCTACTACGCGGTCGACGACCCCAAGCGTCCCCGGTCGCACGACTGGGGCGTCGACGCCGGCATCGGGCCAACCCCAGCCGACGCCCTCTTGATGATCCAAGGGCCGCTGGTGCTCGACTGGCGGAGGCGAAAATGGGGCCTCGTCCCACGGATTGAAAACGGTTGCCTCCAAGGCAACCAACCACCGAGCCCGGAGCGGCTGGAGCTCTGGATCAAGGCGAGTGTCCAGATTGCCCGGCGGCCCGACTGGTACTTCGTCAAGCTCCACACTCACGGGGCTCCCGGATCGAACCGCGAGGTGCTCCTTGGTGAACCCATGATCCGCTTCCATCAGGATCTGGCTCGCCGAGCCCAGCAAGACGCTCAGTTCCAGTTCCACTACGTGACCGCTCGCGAGATGTTCAACCTGGCCCAAGCCGCCGAGCAGGGCTGGACTGGGCCGGTCGACCAGGCCCGCGACTACCGGATGATCTGGGACGGAGCTTCGACGAGCCCGGCCGACCTAGCCTCAGTCTCGGCCGAGCCGACGATCGAAGACGCACCTTGAGGAGGCACGCATGAGCTCGGAACTCGAAGCACGATCGACGGCCGGTCCGGCTCTGGCGGAAATTCGGCCCGAGCCGGCCGCCTCTCGCCGGAGCTTCTCCAGGATCGGCCTGATCATCGCCACTCTCGGGGTAGTCTTGAGCCTCGGAGCGCGGCTGATCTACCTGGGCGCGGGGCCGTTCGGCGGTGATGAGCGGTACGTCGTGCTTCACGCCCTGAAGTTCGGCACCGGCAACCTCAACCCGAAGAACTTTGACTGGCCCGCGTCCTCCTTCTACTACCTGACCTTCCTCGTCGATGGGTTCTTCTTCGCCGGCGGATTCTTGGCGGGATGTTTCCGAAGCCCCACCGACTTCGTCCTGGGATACCTGAGCAACCCTCGGGCTTATTACCTGATTCCCCGGCTGCTCTCGGCGAGCTTCGGCCTGGGCACGGTCATACTCCTGATCCGGGCGACCGGCCGGATGGTCGACCGACCAACCGGGCTGCTCGCCGGGCTCCTGCTGCTGATGGTCCCGCTGCATGTGCAGACCAGCCGGGCCGGTCTGGCCGACGTCCCGATGACCTTCTTCGCGATCGCCTCGCTGGGGATCTCGCTCCGGATCGCGACCTCGGCGGAGGCCCGGCGCCGCGATTACCTTCTGGCGGGGATCATGGTCGGCCTGGCCGGCTCGATGAAGTACCACGGCGTGCTTTCGGCAAGCTATGTAATCTCGGCCGATCTTTACCGCGAGTTCCCCCGGCTGGGTTGGCGGGCCGTCGTGGGGCTCCCGGTTCGCCGATCCCTTCTGGCCGCCGCCGGGATGTCGATCCTGGCGTTCGTCGCGACGACGCCGTTCGCCGTCCTGGATTACCCGACCTTCTTCGCCGACCTCCGGTTTCAGCTGGAGCATCAGCGAGGCATCGTCGAGCATATCGGCATCGCCGAGCCCCCATCACCATTCCTCGAGCTGTTTCGGTCGACCTTGCCGGAGGTCGTCGGCCTGCCGATCGTCCTGCTCGGGTTCGCCGGGGGGGTACTCGCGTTGGTCGACCGCCGCCTCGGGCTGGCCGGTTCGATGCTGATCCCCTCGGTCGTCCTGGGACTGGCCGCCTTCCTGATGAGCCGGGTTCGGTTCACGCATTACCTCCTGCCGATCACGCCCTGCCTCTGCGCCCTGGCGGCCATCACGATCCGATCCATCGCCGGGCGTCTGGCCTCGACCGAGCCGAGGAGGTCGCTCATAAGCGGCCTGGCGCTGGGCTTGATCCTCGTCCTGACGATCCCGTTTCAGGTCAAGACGGCCCTGGCTCTGGGCTTGCCCCACACCGGGTCGGCGACGATGGCCTGGGTCCTGGAGCAATTCAAGCCGGGGACGAAGTTCGCGATGGACGACGAGGAGGACCTGAACTTCCTGCCGACGGTTGCCTCGCTCGATCGAAGCATCGCCGAGGCGAAGGCCGCCGGATTCTCCGGCAGGGTCGATTACTACTCGAACCTCAGGAAGATGATCGAGCGAGACCGGAACCATCCCCATTATGATCTCTACCGATTGCACGCCTCGGATCGCTCGGGCGATTATCTCCGATATCTCCAGGATCAAGATGTCCGATATTTCATCCGATCGGGGTCGGTCGTCTCGATGTTCCGGAGGAACCGGCCCTCGCCGACGACCGAGGAGCGGCTCCGGTTCTACAAGGAACTTGAGTCTCGAGCCAAGCTCATCGCCACGATCGAGGGAGACAACCAGAAGCTCCGAGGCCGGTCCTTCGAGGTCTTTGAGCTTCCGGCTGGCGATCGTTGAGGCTCGGACCATCGGATTGAGCGAGGGGCATTTTTGAAGGAGAGGACCGACATGACCGATCAGGGCGAATCCAGGACCCTGGAACAGCTCAGAGAACATTACGAGATCGAAAAGGATCTGGCCGGCCGGCTTCGCCAGGCCTCCAGCCAGGACAGAAAGCACCTCTACTCGGCCCTCTACGATGAGCTTTATCAAAGGGTTCCGCATCACCCTCGAAACACTCGTCGACATTCGTTGGAGGACAACGCCCGAGCCGTTCGGAGTCAGATGCGGTTTCTCCAGCGCTTCCTCAGGCCCGATGCGTCGTTCCTGGAGGTCGGCCCGGGGGATTGCAGCCTATCCTTTGAGGCGTCCCGGTTCGTCCGGAAGGTCTATGCTATCGACGTCTCGGCAGTGGCCATGAACAACCTCTCCAGGCCCGAGAACGTTGAAATTGTGACCTTCGACGGGATCAGTATCCCCCTACCGGCCGGATCGGTGGACATCGCCTACAGCCACCAGGTCATGGAACACCTGCACCAGGACGACGCCCTGGCGCAGCTCCGAAGCATCTTCGAGGTCCTCAAGCCCGGCGGCCTCTATCTCTGCCTTACCCCGAATCGGCTCTACGGTCCATCCGACATCTCCATGTACTTCGACGAGAGGCCCACCGGCTTCCACATGAAGGAATATACCAACACCGATCTATCGAAGCTGATGCTCGAGTCGGGATTTTCCAGGGTCCGGGCCTACGCCGGTCTCAAGGGGCGTTATGCCCCGGTGCCCGGACCGCTGATGACCTGGACCGAGGGGTTCCTGGATCGGCTGCCTCACGGGTCGAGGCGAGCCATCGCCGGGTCCCGTGCGGTCTCGAACTTCCTCGGCATCCGGTTGGTGGCGGCCAGGTGAGCCGATCAACCTCGACGACTGGTCCCCGACGGCCCGCTGAGCTTCGACGACGCGGATGAACCCTTCCTCGCATCAAACCTTCCTCGAACCGTCCCGCTCTCCAGGAAACGGACCACCACGATGAGCTCTCCGAGCGACTTCCCTGATCCATCCATCCCGACCAGGGATCTCCGCGAGTTGATGCTCTCGAAGATCCTCGACAACGCCTGTCGCGTTGGAATCATCGGCCTCGGATATGTCGGGCTGCCGCTGGCCCGAGCCTTTGTCGATTGAGGGATCGCGGTCCTGGGCTTCGACGTCGACTCTGCCAAGGTCGAATCGCTCCGTCGGGGACAGAGATACATCGGCCACATCACCGACGAGGTAGTCCGCGAGATGACCCGCCGCGGTTTCGAGGCAACAGACGATTTCAACAGGCTCGACGAACCTGATGCGATCCTGATCTGTGTGCCGACTCCCCTGAAGGACGGTCGCGAGCCCGACCTGACTTTTGTGGTCGAATCGAGCAAGACCATCGCCACCCAGCTCCGAGCTGGTCAGCTAGTGGTCCTCGAGAGTACAACCTATCCCGGCACCGCCCGCGACGTCGTCCGACCGATCCTCGAGGCCAAAGGCTTGCAGGCCGGTGAAGACTTTTTCCTGGCGTTCAGCCCCGAGCGTGAGGATCCGGGCAACCCCCAGTTCTCGGCCCCGACGATTCCCAAGGTTGTCGGCGGGCTCGACCCTCGGAGCCTCGAGTTCGCCTCGACCCTGTATGCCAAGGTGATCACCCGAGTCGTCCCGGTTTCAAGCTGCGAGGTCGCCGAAGCCTGCAAAATCCTCAAGAACACCTATCGGGCTGTAAACATCGCCTTGGTCAACGAACTGAAGATCCTTTACGGCCGGATGGGCATCGACGTTTGAGAGGTGATCGAGGCGGCCCGGACCAAGCCCTTCGGATTCCAGGTGTTCTAGCCTGGTCCAGGGCTGGGCGGGCGCTGCATTCCGATCGATCCGTTCTAACTCTCCTGGATCGCCAGGAAACACGGCCTGACGACCCGGTTCTTCGGGCTGGCCGGAGAGATCAACACCGCCATGCCCGCCTACGTTGTTCAGCGAATCGCCGACGCCCTCAACGATCGGGCCAAGCCGGTCCGGGGCAGTAAGATCATCCTGCTTGGTATGGCTTTCAAGAAGGACGTGGACGACCCCCGCGAATCGCCCGGCTTCGAGCTGATGGAGTTGCTCCTGGCTAAAGGAGCCATCGTCTCCTACAACGACCCACATATCCCCAAGCTCCCCTCGATGCGGCACTACCCTGGACTCAAGATGACCAGCCAGCCGTTGACGCCGGAATACCTCCGGTCTCAGGATTGCGTCCTGATCGCGACGGACCACTTAGCCTACGACTGGCCCTTGATCGTCGAGCACTCGCCGTTGGTCATCGACACCCGCAATGCGGCCCGGAAGGTAAAGGCTCATCGCGAGCGGATCGTCCCGGCCTGACCAGCCTGGAGACGCCGCGGATCATCGATCACTTCGAAAGTGAGCGTCCCGCCGCAACCGGTCTAATCCGGTAGCGGCGGGACCCCTTTTTGCCTCTCTAAGACGTTTACTTCTGACGGTTCTTGCGGCGGCCACCCTGGAGGGTCGGGACCGTCGGGATCTCCTGGCCCGAGAAGACCTGATCAACGCCCGCCGAGCTCGGATTGACGGTGCTGGTCGGGGCCTGGAGCGGAGCCGTGATCGACTTGGTCGAGGTCGTCGATGCCCCGGAAACCAGCGGTACAACCGTGGCAGTGACCGACCCAAGGGTGGACGGCGTGGTGGGTTTGAAGACGACGTCTACCCAGTAGTTGGTCGCCTTCCAGGTCTGGGTGGGGAAGCCTCCCCCTGAACCATACCGGAAGACACTCCCGTTGGCCGGCACTGACAGTGGTCCGCTGGTATAGGCCGAGGCGAAGTAGTTCGCGTCCGACGCGTAGCCACCTTGCGGAGCCAGGTACGACGCCACGTAAATCGTGTTCGGCTGAATCGTCACCGGCGAGGCGAAGGTCACTTGCTGCCAACCCGAGGCCGTCTCGGACGTGAACGTGGCCGAGGCCAGAAGCTGGCCGCTGCTGCTCCAGAGGTGGCCAACGTGGGTTCCCGTGTTGGTGCCGGCCTTGTAGAAGCGGATTCCGGTGATCGTCCCAGCCGTGTTGGAGCTGAACTTCACCCCCAGCTCAACCGCGCTGGCTTCGGGGAACGACGCCGTAACCGGCTTGGACGAGCTGCTCCAAAGCGTGGACGACGTCGACGTTGATGGAGGGGTGGCGTCCGTGCCGGTGGTGAAGGACCGGGTGGTCGTGCCGACCATCAGATTGCCGGCAAGGTCCTTGACCCCACTGACGCTGGCGGTGTAAGTCGTCGAGGCCTTCAAAGCCGCCGATGGCTTGAGTGTGGCCGTGTTGCTATTCGTCGCGTAGGTCACGGTGGACGGGATCACGCTGCCGGCGGCGTCCTTGAGCACGAAGTTGATCGTGCCCGACTGGACCGCTTCGCTGAAGAGCGCCGTGACGCTGGCCGTCGTCGCCACGCCGGTGGCAGCGGCCGCCGGGGTGAATGAGTTGACCTTAGGGGCCACCGTGTCGACCGTTCCGGTGGTGAAGGACCCGGTGGTCGTGCCGACCATCAGATTGCCGGCAACGTCCCTGACCCCACTGACGCTGGCGGTGTAAGTCGTCGAGGCCTTCAAAGCCGCCGATGGCTTGAGTGTGGCCGTGTTGCTATTCGTCGCGTAGGTCACGGTGGACGGGATCACGCTGCCGGCGGCGTCCTTGAGCACGAAGTTGATCGTGCCCGACTGGACCGCTTCGCTGAAGAGCGCCGTGACGCTGGCCGTCGTCGCCACGCCGGTGGCAGCGGCCGCCGGGGTGAATGAGTTGACCTTAGGGGCCACCGTGTCGCCGACCGGAGCCGGCGGACTCGTGCTGCCGGCCTGGAACTCGTATGCACCAATATCGACACCATTGCCGATCGGCCTGGGCTTCTTTTCCAGATCGGTCGAGGGAGCGTTCAGAGAGGTCCCGGTATCGATCAGGGTGCTTGTCGATGGGAGGTGGAAGTCCAACCCGGACGCGTTGACGAAGGATTTGGTCAGGTCGAGCAGTATCGAGTGAGTATCGAAGGCGTACTTGGTCTGCCACTGGCTCAGCGTGAGGCTCGAACTGCCCTCGTCGGCCGAGAACCTCGGAGCGACGGCGTTGTAATCCATCTTCATTCCGGTCAGACTGGCCGCCGAGGCGATGACAGTCCCGTCGGTCCCGTTGGTGCTGGCCGAATACAGCACATTGTTGATGATCGTGTTGCCCGTGCTGGCATCGGCCAGCCGAAGCGCCGACTGACCATCGGCTGCCACCATGATTGTGTTATTGGCGATCAGATTGTTCGTCGAGCCCTGCGAGCTCTGGAGCTGGGCGACGGTGAGCCCCTTGGCGTGGGCGTTGGCGATGATGTTATTGCGAATGACCGAATTCTGGACGCCGCCGAGGTTGATTGCCGAGCCCGGACCATACTTCGCCAGCGATCCGCCCATACCGACGTTGGTGATGATGTTGTTCTCGACCAGGGCTCCCGGAATCAGTCCGTTGCCTCCCTGGCTGGAGTCGCCGTTAAGCAGCAACCCGTTGCCCAGGACATTGGTCACCGTATTGCCGCGGACGGTCGGCCGGACCGCGCTATTGGCCACGTAGATCCCGGTGTCATAGCCCCCGGAAACCTTGTTGTTCTGGACCAGTAGGTCGGTGGTGAAACTGGTCATCATGCCGCACTGGTCAACCTGCCGGAGTTGAATCGTGTTGTTGCTGAAATTGACACCGATTCCTCCGCCAGCGGCCCGGAGCGCGGTCCTCCAATTGGACTGGCTGGCATCGGGGGTGATGGTGAACCCGCTGATGGTGACGTAATTGCAGTTTTCCAGGTTGATCGCGTCGGGTGTCTTGCCATTGCGGACGTTGATGAGCGTGCCCGGGTCGGCCTGAAACGTGATCGGAGCGTTCGCGGTCCCACCCTGGGGAGAATTCCAGCCCATGATGAAACCGGCGTAGGTGCCCGCCCGAACCGAGATCACGTCACCGGGCTTGGCAAGGTCGGAAGCGTGCTGAAGTGTCTTCCAGGGGGCCGTGGCCGTGCCGGCAGCCGAGTCGTTGCCCGTTGGGGAGACGATGTAGTTGCTCAGAGCCAATCGTGTCTCAAGCAGCTCAATTTGCAACCGAGACCTTGATCGCGAGGGCCGGCTTCCATCGGAAAAAAAGTTTCGCCCTCGAGATGTGAGCCTAGGTAGAATTTTCATCAGTCGGGACTCTCTTGGTAAAAGCTGGGGAGTGGACGACCCTGGAGCCGGGGACGGGTGCGAGCCGTCCCCGGCTCAGTGCATTGACGGAAAAAGCTGGGGAGTGGACGACCCTGGAGCCGGGGACGGGTGCGAGCCGTCCCCGGCTCAGTGCATTGACGGAAACACAATTCCTGCCCGGGGGGATGAAGCTGGATTTCGACAGTCTCGAAACCTCAACGCGAACGTCACCAACGTTAACTTTTATCAAAAATGATTACCTGCTTGAATGCAGCAGACTTTAATCTTTCATTAAGGTAATCGCTTTTATTTATTAGTACTAAGTTGTCGCTTGTCAAGAACCCACGGCATATTTTTTGACTCAAACCAACGAGTTCAAGGTCACTTCTCACCTGCTACGACAATGGTGAGCCATCTGCAACTACTTTTGACGCGCAACTTGAGAGATGACCGACTACGAAACCTGAACCTAACCGACAACGACGGCTCACACCGCGTAACGAAACCGAAAGCCT from Isosphaeraceae bacterium EP7 encodes:
- a CDS encoding DUF4082 domain-containing protein; this encodes MQIELLETRLALSNYIVSPTGNDSAAGTATAPWKTLQHASDLAKPGDVISVRAGTYAGFIMGWNSPQGGTANAPITFQADPGTLINVRNGKTPDAINLENCNYVTISGFTITPDASQSNWRTALRAAGGGIGVNFSNNTIQLRQVDQCGMMTSFTTDLLVQNNKVSGGYDTGIYVANSAVRPTVRGNTVTNVLGNGLLLNGDSSQGGNGLIPGALVENNIITNVGMGGSLAKYGPGSAINLGGVQNSVIRNNIIANAHAKGLTVAQLQSSQGSTNNLIANNTIMVAADGQSALRLADASTGNTIINNVLYSASTNGTDGTVIASAASLTGMKMDYNAVAPRFSADEGSSSLTLSQWQTKYAFDTHSILLDLTKSFVNASGLDFHLPSTSTLIDTGTSLNAPSTDLEKKPRPIGNGVDIGAYEFQAGSTSPPAPVGDTVAPKVNSFTPAAAATGVATTASVTALFSEAVQSGTINFVLKDAAGSVIPSTVTYATNSNTATLKPSAALKASTTYTASVSGVRDVAGNLMVGTTTGSFTTGTVDTVAPKVNSFTPAAAATGVATTASVTALFSEAVQSGTINFVLKDAAGSVIPSTVTYATNSNTATLKPSAALKASTTYTASVSGVKDLAGNLMVGTTTRSFTTGTDATPPSTSTSSTLWSSSSKPVTASFPEASAVELGVKFSSNTAGTITGIRFYKAGTNTGTHVGHLWSSSGQLLASATFTSETASGWQQVTFASPVTIQPNTIYVASYLAPQGGYASDANYFASAYTSGPLSVPANGSVFRYGSGGGFPTQTWKATNYWVDVVFKPTTPSTLGSVTATVVPLVSGASTTSTKSITAPLQAPTSTVNPSSAGVDQVFSGQEIPTVPTLQGGRRKNRQK